The Streptomyces tendae DNA segment ACACCGCGGTCCGCCGCGCTCCCCCGGGAGCCCCCCTCGTACCCCTTCGCGCTCGCGTACACGCCGTCCGGCGAGGGCATCCCCTGACCGTCCGGTGGAGCGGCATGAGGGGGCTCGCGTGCACGGACCTGGATCGTCCGGCTGGCTGCTGGTGGCGCTCTGCGCGGCGACCGGCATGTACTGCCTGCTGCGGATGCGCAGCGGCGTGGAGGAACAGCGCCGGGCCGCCGGCGGCGAGGCGCTGATGGGGTTCGGGATGGCGGCGATGGCGGTGCCTGCGGCGGCGTTCACCCCGCCGGCCTGGACCTGGCCGCTCTGGGCGGCGGTGTTCGGGGCGGCCGGTCTGCACGCGCTGTGGTCGGCCCGCGCCTCCGCGCGCCATCTGCACCACGCGGTGGGGGCGGGCGCGATGGTCTACATGGCCGTGACGATGGCGGCCACCCCGGGCGGGGCGCACCACGGCGGTGCGGGCACCCCCCTGCTCACCGGGGTCCTGCTGCTGTACTTCGCCGCGTACGTGCTGGTGACGGGCGCGCGGCTGGTGCCCGTGGCCGCCGTGGCGGGAGGCCCGGCGACCGACTGGGGCGACCGGCCGGAAGTGGCGCGGGCCTGCCGGCTGTCGATGGGGATCGCGATGGTGGCGATGCTGCTGACGATGTGAGGGCGCGCAGGAGGCCGTCCGGGCACCGCGCGTGACCGTTGTCTGCGTCACTTCCTGCCGCGGGTCCGTATCCACGGGCGGTCCGCGCTTCTAGGCTGCTGCCATGATCCTCCCCGCGGTCCTGCTGATGCTCGGCGTCCTGACCGCTGCCGTGGGTCCCCGGCTGCTCGCGCGGGCCGACTGGCCGGACCGTGAGCCGATCGTCGCCCTGTGGGCCTGGCAGTGCGTGATCGCGGCGGTGCTGCTGTGCTGCGCCCTGTCGATGACGTTCAGCGCGGCGGCCGCCTGGCGGGCGGTGGGCGGCCACGTGTTCACCGGGGCGCCCGGCGCGGTGGTGGAGGCGTACACACTCGGGACGGCGGGGCTCTGGGCGCATGTCACGGCGGTGGCGCTGGCGTGCGGCGGGCTGTGGAGCGCGGCGATGCTGGTGCGGGAGATCGCGCGGGCCCGGACCCGGCGCCGGACGCGCCGTGCCGAGCTGCTGCGGCGGGCTCCGCTGCTGCCCGGCGAGGAGACGACGTCCGACCGGCTGGTGGTGCTGGAGGGTGACCGGCCCGACGCCTGGTGCCTGCCCGGCATCCCGCCCCAACTGGTCGTCACCACCGCCGCGTTGCGGCGGCTGAAGGGCCGCCAGCTGGACGCCGTGCTGGCGCACGAGCGCGGTCACGCGCAGGCCCGGCACGACTGGCTGCTGCACTGCTCGTCGGCGCTGGCGGAGGGCTTCCCGCAGGTGCCGGTGTTCTCCGCGTTCCGCGACGAGATGCACCGGCTGGTCGAACTCGCCGCCGACGACACGGCGTCCCGCCGCTTCGGCCGGCTGACCACCGCCCTCGCCCTGGTCGAACTCAACGAGGACCGCGGTGTGTTCGGCCCCGGACCGGCGTCCCGCGCGGATGTCCCGGCGCGGGTGCACCGGCTGCTCGCACCGCGGGACCGGCTCACTCCGGGACGGCGGCTGCGGCTGACGGCGGTCGCGTCGCTGGTGCCGGTGG contains these protein-coding regions:
- a CDS encoding DUF5134 domain-containing protein, producing the protein MHGPGSSGWLLVALCAATGMYCLLRMRSGVEEQRRAAGGEALMGFGMAAMAVPAAAFTPPAWTWPLWAAVFGAAGLHALWSARASARHLHHAVGAGAMVYMAVTMAATPGGAHHGGAGTPLLTGVLLLYFAAYVLVTGARLVPVAAVAGGPATDWGDRPEVARACRLSMGIAMVAMLLTM
- a CDS encoding M56 family metallopeptidase → MILPAVLLMLGVLTAAVGPRLLARADWPDREPIVALWAWQCVIAAVLLCCALSMTFSAAAAWRAVGGHVFTGAPGAVVEAYTLGTAGLWAHVTAVALACGGLWSAAMLVREIARARTRRRTRRAELLRRAPLLPGEETTSDRLVVLEGDRPDAWCLPGIPPQLVVTTAALRRLKGRQLDAVLAHERGHAQARHDWLLHCSSALAEGFPQVPVFSAFRDEMHRLVELAADDTASRRFGRLTTALALVELNEDRGVFGPGPASRADVPARVHRLLAPRDRLTPGRRLRLTAVASLVPVVPLLVAFLPGLRALG